One genomic window of Biomphalaria glabrata chromosome 9, xgBioGlab47.1, whole genome shotgun sequence includes the following:
- the LOC106062397 gene encoding uncharacterized protein LOC106062397 isoform X1 — MQQDHAKDLKSESTVHQKNFKRMQCYQLLGQVHHETQLSEGGEADLHKYFAVCAKNPGHVGFIPAKELKMQHLPEQHQDPDLYELIRAVADLTVRVDVQMVSPHRPEFWPNTQSSYPFYNLKEKRKFRTGSGMVKKVYQYTSGYRDSFGDHHGQYTTCWCAQCQHSESPSNVWWEFNVDTATHVVFDDIEAQNTSLKLFYDGRDSPQVSLEKVCVKCVNVERDLCVLKCVTCDETLGKTLKSVWRHFNKVWSIVNDKYKKSRDSDKLTFMVSHPHGCFKQVSIGQWKDKYALGGTLFDLYMFTYSTCTCPGSSGASVHCVGYSWWGYDQHVHTGTLKSGLNYSCAGEIL, encoded by the exons ATGCAACAAGATCACGCGAAGGACTTAAA GTCTGAGAGTACAGTCCATCAAAAAAATTTCAAACGCATGCAATGTTACCAACTGTTAG GCCAAGTTCATCATGAAACTCAACTGTCAGAAGGTGGAGAAGCTGATCTGCACAAATATTTTGCGGTCTGTGCTAAGAATCCAGGCCATGTGGGATTTATCCCAGCCAAGGAACTTAAGATGCAGCATCTCCCTGAACAACACCAAGACCCAGATCTGTACGAGCTCATCAGAGCTGTAGCTGACCTGACAGTCCGAGTAGATGTTCAGATGGTCAGTCCCCATAGGCCAGAATTTTGGCCCAACACTCAATCCTCTTATCCTTTTTACAATCTGAAAGAAAAGCGAAAATTCCGAACAGGAAGTGGGATGGTGAAGAAAGTCTACCAATACACTTCCGGGTATAGAGACAGTTTTGGAGACCATCATGGACAGTACACAACGTGTTGGTGTGCACAGTGTCAGCACTCAGAATCTCCTAGCAACGTGTGGTGGGAGTTCAATGTGGATACGGCCACACATGTGGTCTTCGATGACATCGAAGCTCAGAATACTTCCTTAAAACTGTTTTACGACGGACGAGACAGCCCACAAGTCAGCCTTGAGAAAGTCTGTGTGAAGTGCGTTAACGTCGAGAGAGACCTTTGCGTACTGAAGTGCGTGACGTGTGATGAGACACTCGGCAAGACACTCAAGAGTGTCTGGAGACATTTTAATAAAGTCTGGAGTATCGTCAACGACAAATACAAGAAATCTAGAGACTCGGACAAGTTGACCTTCATGGTGTCACATCCACATGGATGTTTTAAACAGGTCAGCATTGGTCAGTGGAAGGACAAGTACGCCCTAGGCGGAACATTATTTGACCTATACATGTTTACATACTCAACCTGCACATGTCCGGGGAGCAGCGGCGCAAGTGTCCACTGTGTAGGGTATAGCTGGTGGGGGTACGATCAACATGTCCACACTGGAACGTTGAAGTCGGGGCTTAATTACAGTTGTGCTGGCGAAATCCTGTAG
- the LOC106062397 gene encoding uncharacterized protein LOC106062397 isoform X2, whose amino-acid sequence MQHLPEQHQDPDLYELIRAVADLTVRVDVQMVSPHRPEFWPNTQSSYPFYNLKEKRKFRTGSGMVKKVYQYTSGYRDSFGDHHGQYTTCWCAQCQHSESPSNVWWEFNVDTATHVVFDDIEAQNTSLKLFYDGRDSPQVSLEKVCVKCVNVERDLCVLKCVTCDETLGKTLKSVWRHFNKVWSIVNDKYKKSRDSDKLTFMVSHPHGCFKQVSIGQWKDKYALGGTLFDLYMFTYSTCTCPGSSGASVHCVGYSWWGYDQHVHTGTLKSGLNYSCAGEIL is encoded by the coding sequence ATGCAGCATCTCCCTGAACAACACCAAGACCCAGATCTGTACGAGCTCATCAGAGCTGTAGCTGACCTGACAGTCCGAGTAGATGTTCAGATGGTCAGTCCCCATAGGCCAGAATTTTGGCCCAACACTCAATCCTCTTATCCTTTTTACAATCTGAAAGAAAAGCGAAAATTCCGAACAGGAAGTGGGATGGTGAAGAAAGTCTACCAATACACTTCCGGGTATAGAGACAGTTTTGGAGACCATCATGGACAGTACACAACGTGTTGGTGTGCACAGTGTCAGCACTCAGAATCTCCTAGCAACGTGTGGTGGGAGTTCAATGTGGATACGGCCACACATGTGGTCTTCGATGACATCGAAGCTCAGAATACTTCCTTAAAACTGTTTTACGACGGACGAGACAGCCCACAAGTCAGCCTTGAGAAAGTCTGTGTGAAGTGCGTTAACGTCGAGAGAGACCTTTGCGTACTGAAGTGCGTGACGTGTGATGAGACACTCGGCAAGACACTCAAGAGTGTCTGGAGACATTTTAATAAAGTCTGGAGTATCGTCAACGACAAATACAAGAAATCTAGAGACTCGGACAAGTTGACCTTCATGGTGTCACATCCACATGGATGTTTTAAACAGGTCAGCATTGGTCAGTGGAAGGACAAGTACGCCCTAGGCGGAACATTATTTGACCTATACATGTTTACATACTCAACCTGCACATGTCCGGGGAGCAGCGGCGCAAGTGTCCACTGTGTAGGGTATAGCTGGTGGGGGTACGATCAACATGTCCACACTGGAACGTTGAAGTCGGGGCTTAATTACAGTTGTGCTGGCGAAATCCTGTAG
- the LOC106062401 gene encoding cysteinyl leukotriene receptor 1-like, with protein sequence MSEVTVMPGNTTAVLEDQASYPLVSNELRQILESVFYVALNGILGVFGSIANVINLVVFIKQGFKDSVNISLFGLAVSDLGSLLFIIWESICLNPLIFNSDSSFSVVDIHYLTSAVPHGIFVRIAWWITAFITFERCLCIAVPLKVKQIITPKRTIYVIIVIFIFTFLGMSPFMIANRIGPTFSPILNRTIYARIFNDNGLFVENFALMFNVASQFGAFIVDVLSTIVIAHLLTVKSKWRAEAASAKEGLSFRDKKVVKMVVLISAIFICCLLPSCLNFFLGVVLAPDYTLRGVQQNLFLVVWSAVLTLEAINSSVTIFVYYNMSSKYKAVLHKLIFDKTIKQTGEI encoded by the exons TTTTATGTCGCTCTAAATGGTATCCTTGGAGTGTTTGGCTCAATCGCCAATGTTATCAATCTAGTTGTATTTATCAAGCAG GGGTTCAAAGACTCGGTCAATATCAGTCTGTTTGGCCTGGCTGTGTCAGACCTTGGTAGTCTTCTCTTCATCATCTGGGAGAGTATATGTTTGAATCCTTTGATTTTCAACTCAGACAGTTCCTTCTCTGTCGTGGATATTCACTACCTTACTTCAG CTGTTCCGCATGGGATCTTTGTCCGCATTGCATGGTGGATCACTGCCTTCATTACATTTGAACGTTGCCTGTGCATAGCAGTTCCCCTGAAGGTCAAACAGATCATCACCCCCAAGAGAACCATCTACGTCATCATCGTCATCTTCATATTCACATTCCTCGGGATGTCTCCGTTCATGATCGCCAACCGAATCGGCCCCACCTTCTCCCCAATCCTTAACAGGACCATCTACGCCCGAATCTTCAACGACAACGGGCTGTTCGTGGAGAACTTTGCCCTGATGTTCAACGTGGCCTCCCAGTTCGGGGCTTTTATCGTTGACGTCCTCTCCACCATAGTCATCGCCCACTTGTTGACCGTCAAGTCTAAATGGCGAGCAGAGGCCGCGAGCGCCAAAGAAGGTCTGTCCTTCCGGGACAAGAAAGTAGTCAAAATGGTCGTTCTCATCTCCGCCATCTTTATTTGCTGCCTTCTGCCTAGTTGCTTGAACTTTTTTCTGGGCGTTGTTTTGGCGCCTGACTACACCTTGCGCGGAGTGCAGCAGAACCTCTTTCTGGTGGTCTGGTCTGCGGTGCTTACCCTTGAAGCTATAAATAGCTCAGTGACTATTTTCGTTTATTACAATATGAGCAGCAAATATAAAGCTGTATTGCACAAACTGATATTCGACAAGACAATTAAACAAACTGGTGAAATTTGA